One genomic segment of Panicum virgatum strain AP13 chromosome 2N, P.virgatum_v5, whole genome shotgun sequence includes these proteins:
- the LOC120660814 gene encoding transmembrane protein 45B-like — protein MGTLVGHVAPGAGFLLIGLWQLFSHIRLFLLRPSSYSAPVWFPARGVRHLELILIIVGTVISILMELVIGPEKHQPFDDDGTIPSNHLHNFEHASISLALLVFAAVTIHMDRVRAPMRDAVSQLVAAAAFAQQLLIFHLHSADHMGVEGQFHWLLQTVIAVTLATTLLGIPYPRSFTVSLVRSASLVLQGVWFIVMGIMLWTPALIPKGCFLNLEEGHDVVRCRTDEALDRAKSLVNLQFSWYLTGTVVFVVLFYLHMAKLYPEEPQYLPLVKGGGGGGDSDSRFSIGDDHDDEDDLEAAKRGFGHVVSGTKPVEIER, from the coding sequence ATGGGCACCCTCGTCGGGCACGTCGCGCCGGGCGCCGGCTTCCTCCTCATCGGCCTGTGGCAGCTGTTCAGCCACATCCGCCTCTTCCTGCTGCGGCCGAGCTCGTACTCGGCGCCGGTCTGGTTCCCGGCGCGCGGCGTGCGCCACCTTGAGCTCATACTCATAATCGTCGGCACGGTGATCTCCATCCTGATGGAGCTCGTCATCGGCCCGGAGAAGCACCAGCCGTTCGACGACGACGGCACCATCCCGTccaaccacctccacaacttCGAGCACGCGTCCATCTCGCTGGCGCTGCTTGTCTTCGCCGCGGTCACCATCCACATGGACCGGGTGCGGGCGCCGATGCGGGACGCGGTGTCGCAGCtggtggccgccgcggcgttCGCGCAGCAGCTGCTCATCTTCCACCTCCACTCGGCGGACCACATGGGCGTGGAGGGCCAGTTCCACTGGCTGCTGCAGACCGTCATCGCCGTCACGCTCGCCACCACGCTCCTCGGCATCCCCTACCCGCGGAGCTTCACGGTGAGCCTGGTCCGGTCGGCGAGCCTCGTGCTCCAGGGCGTCTGGTTCATCGTCATGGGAATCATGCTCTGGACCCCCGCGCTCATCCCCAAGGGCTGCTTCCTCAACCTCGAGGAAGGCCACGACGTGGTCCGGTGCCGCACGGACGAGGCGCTCGACCGTGCCAAGTCGCTCGTCAACCTGCAGTTCAGCTGGTACCTCACCGGCACCGTGGTGTTCGTCGTCCTGTTCTACCTCCATATGGCTAAGCTCTACCCGGAGGAGCCGCAGTACTTGCCGCTGgtaaagggcggcggcggcggcggcgacagcgacAGCCGGTTCAGCATAGGAGATGAccacgacgacgaggacgacctTGAGGCCGCCAAGCGTGGCTTCGGGCACGTGGTGAGCGGCACAAAGCCTGTCGAAATCGAGAGGTGA